One region of Gloeocapsopsis sp. IPPAS B-1203 genomic DNA includes:
- a CDS encoding DUF4330 domain-containing protein: protein MAILDSKGRLFGKLSILDLGAALVILLVIVGIFFFPGTSGSVAQVGVTTKPIEVDLIVRGLNVRDPQQIYSEGLKEGGKTNIIIRNQPYGQIEVKSVKQLPRTLLVPQPDGSIREMSDPRANQFNTDMLLTLNGKAQITSTGPVLGNSKLKIGMPVELEGFNYNFNATVIDVRT, encoded by the coding sequence ATGGCGATTTTGGATTCTAAAGGACGCTTGTTTGGCAAGCTTAGTATTCTCGACTTAGGGGCAGCTTTAGTAATCCTCCTAGTTATTGTTGGCATCTTTTTCTTTCCTGGTACTTCCGGTTCTGTGGCTCAAGTTGGAGTGACAACAAAACCAATCGAAGTTGACTTAATTGTTCGCGGCTTAAACGTTCGCGATCCGCAACAAATCTATAGCGAAGGCTTGAAAGAAGGCGGTAAAACCAATATTATTATCCGCAACCAGCCTTACGGTCAGATTGAAGTGAAGTCGGTCAAGCAATTACCCAGAACTCTGCTTGTACCTCAGCCTGATGGTTCGATCAGAGAAATGTCCGATCCTAGAGCAAATCAATTCAACACAGACATGCTGTTGACCCTCAATGGCAAAGCGCAAATTACCAGTACAGGACCAGTTTTAGGTAATAGCAAGCTAAAAATTGGGATGCCTGTTGAACTTGAAGGCTTTAACTACAACTTCAACGCCACGGTAATTGACGTGCGGACATGA
- a CDS encoding photosystem II reaction center protein J, whose amino-acid sequence MSGSGRIPLWIIATVAGLGVITIVGTFFYGSYTHLGSSL is encoded by the coding sequence GTGTCTGGAAGTGGAAGAATTCCTTTGTGGATTATTGCAACAGTTGCTGGCTTGGGTGTAATTACGATTGTGGGAACTTTCTTTTATGGTTCCTATACTCATTTAGGCTCTTCTTTGTAG
- a CDS encoding chlorophyll a/b-binding protein: MQDTTKMTPPVVDDRNAWRYGFTPQAELWNGRLAMIGFLAAVLIELFAGQGFLHFWGIM; the protein is encoded by the coding sequence ATGCAAGACACAACTAAAATGACACCTCCCGTTGTGGACGATCGCAATGCTTGGCGTTATGGTTTCACTCCCCAAGCGGAACTGTGGAATGGTCGTTTAGCAATGATTGGTTTCTTAGCTGCGGTTTTAATCGAATTGTTTGCTGGTCAAGGCTTTCTCCACTTCTGGGGCATTATGTAA
- a CDS encoding glycosyltransferase family 39 protein, translating into MKLRFDRALDSWGNTIDRPTRAWIVSIIWLLVIGWLAFFWNLGSTGLVDETEPLFAEAARQMTVTGDYITPYFNEETRFDKPPLVYWLMAIAYSTIGVNEWAARLPSALSAFALVCLGFYTLLFFGVGTSDSYTRSSPRAPRSFFCAGLGAALIALNPETIAWARIGVSDMLLTGCMCSGLLCFFLGYAQPLKPQIQVRWYLAFYVLVALAILAKGPVGIVLPGIIIGLFLLYVGKLSEVLREMRIVWGSLLILAIAIPWYILVIGANGWNYINSFFGYHNIERFTGVVNNHSAPWYFYFLVVLLGFAPWSIYLPVAIAQTRFWQRSYWRSTDRSTHLSLFAFVWFVAIFGFFTIAVTKLPSYVLPLMPAAAILVALLWSRLNHREARRQQNSRFLLWSHWLNVLFLLGLAIGLFALPNLIGSDPAIPNLRESIQQSGLPVLAGLIWLVAAIAGIFFIIRRRWQGLLAANLLGFIIFLVFVVTPAYFWMDQARQLPLRELSAIARQSEPNEELIMIGFKKPSVVFYTQRPVTYVREIEKAAAYIQELQSKTSQPFSVMLLSYPQRLQQLQPQLPQYQNLGEAGAYQLVRVVTTES; encoded by the coding sequence ATGAAACTTAGGTTCGACCGTGCTTTAGATTCTTGGGGAAATACTATAGATCGTCCAACCCGAGCTTGGATTGTGTCGATTATTTGGTTGCTAGTCATTGGTTGGCTAGCGTTCTTCTGGAATTTGGGCAGTACTGGTTTGGTGGATGAAACAGAGCCACTGTTTGCGGAAGCTGCACGGCAAATGACAGTGACAGGAGACTACATCACGCCATATTTTAATGAGGAAACACGATTTGATAAGCCGCCTTTGGTTTACTGGCTGATGGCGATCGCTTATTCAACAATCGGTGTAAATGAATGGGCGGCGCGTCTACCTTCGGCACTTAGCGCTTTTGCGTTAGTTTGCTTAGGCTTTTATACACTGTTATTTTTCGGTGTCGGCACTTCCGACTCTTACACTCGCTCCTCACCCCGCGCTCCTCGCTCCTTCTTCTGTGCTGGCTTGGGTGCAGCGTTAATTGCATTGAATCCGGAAACAATTGCCTGGGCGAGAATTGGTGTTTCGGATATGTTGTTGACAGGGTGTATGTGTAGTGGGTTGTTGTGTTTCTTTTTAGGATACGCTCAACCATTAAAACCCCAAATCCAAGTACGATGGTATCTTGCTTTTTATGTACTCGTAGCTTTAGCAATCCTCGCTAAGGGACCTGTCGGAATTGTTTTACCAGGAATTATTATCGGCTTATTTCTACTTTATGTCGGTAAGTTAAGCGAAGTACTGCGCGAGATGCGGATTGTTTGGGGCAGTTTATTGATCTTAGCGATCGCAATTCCTTGGTATATCCTTGTGATCGGTGCCAATGGCTGGAATTACATCAACTCGTTTTTTGGATATCACAATATCGAGCGCTTTACGGGAGTTGTGAATAATCACTCAGCGCCGTGGTATTTTTACTTTTTAGTTGTTCTCCTCGGTTTTGCTCCTTGGTCGATTTATTTACCTGTTGCGATCGCTCAAACGCGATTTTGGCAAAGATCTTATTGGCGTTCAACCGACCGTTCAACCCACTTGAGTTTATTTGCGTTTGTTTGGTTTGTCGCAATTTTTGGCTTTTTTACAATCGCAGTCACAAAACTTCCTAGCTATGTATTACCTTTGATGCCAGCAGCGGCTATATTAGTTGCGCTTCTGTGGAGCCGCCTCAATCATCGAGAAGCTCGTCGTCAACAAAATTCCCGCTTTTTATTGTGGAGTCATTGGCTCAATGTTTTGTTCTTACTCGGCTTAGCTATTGGCTTATTTGCACTTCCCAACCTGATTGGCTCCGATCCAGCAATTCCTAACTTACGCGAGTCGATTCAACAATCTGGTTTACCAGTACTCGCAGGGCTAATTTGGCTAGTTGCGGCGATCGCTGGCATATTCTTTATCATCCGGCGACGTTGGCAAGGTTTATTAGCCGCTAACTTACTGGGTTTTATCATTTTTCTGGTCTTTGTTGTCACCCCAGCTTATTTTTGGATGGATCAAGCACGACAGCTACCGCTACGGGAATTATCTGCGATCGCCCGTCAATCTGAACCCAACGAAGAATTAATTATGATCGGCTTCAAAAAACCAAGTGTTGTCTTTTACACTCAGCGCCCAGTAACATACGTCAGAGAAATCGAAAAGGCTGCTGCCTACATTCAAGAACTTCAATCTAAGACATCACAACCTTTTTCTGTCATGCTGTTGTCTTATCCACAAAGGCTGCAACAACTACAACCACAGCTACCGCAATATCAAAACCTTGGTGAAGCAGGTGCTTATCAACTCGTACGAGTTGTCACAACCGAAAGCTAA
- a CDS encoding polysaccharide deacetylase family protein → MQLAPFFPILYRILQPSFPHCLWAGNPNLKTVALTFDDGPHPTYTPQLLEVLDRYAIPASFFWLGACVNRAPFTAKSVYERGHWIGLHGYDHRSFPMLTTAELKQSLSATQEAISIACRIDPNSVRDVRPPNGLFTPQVLNSLHQWQYRSVMWSVVPEDWVCPGIGTVVQRVLQQVTNGSMIVLHDGVCGGQDVAAIAAQLVPQLLHQGYQFVTVDTLWQQAQTFTSRRF, encoded by the coding sequence ATGCAGTTGGCTCCCTTTTTTCCTATCCTCTACCGAATTTTACAACCCTCTTTTCCACACTGTCTTTGGGCTGGTAATCCAAATTTAAAAACAGTTGCTTTGACTTTTGATGATGGTCCGCATCCAACTTATACCCCTCAGTTGCTGGAAGTTTTGGATCGCTATGCTATTCCGGCAAGTTTTTTTTGGCTAGGTGCTTGTGTTAATCGCGCTCCTTTTACAGCCAAGTCTGTTTATGAGCGGGGACATTGGATTGGTCTGCACGGCTACGATCATCGCTCGTTTCCGATGTTAACTACAGCAGAACTCAAACAGAGTTTATCTGCTACCCAAGAGGCCATCTCGATAGCTTGCCGCATCGATCCTAACTCTGTACGTGATGTCAGACCGCCTAATGGTTTATTTACTCCGCAAGTTTTAAATTCGTTACATCAGTGGCAATATCGCTCAGTGATGTGGAGTGTTGTCCCCGAAGATTGGGTATGTCCAGGAATTGGAACTGTTGTACAGCGTGTACTTCAGCAAGTCACTAATGGCTCAATGATTGTCTTACATGATGGTGTCTGTGGTGGACAAGATGTCGCAGCGATCGCCGCGCAGTTAGTACCTCAATTGCTGCATCAAGGCTATCAATTTGTAACAGTAGATACTTTATGGCAACAAGCCCAAACCTTCACTAGTAGACGCTTTTAG
- a CDS encoding DUF565 domain-containing protein, with amino-acid sequence MQNTRLNDLFNSISGQLARWFFNPWRKLSLLVISVLFGFFLGSAISTIAGQAADWDIIGAGVLVTWSEIVDRIYYSNAWRKQRGLWLEALNAGKIGLIYSLFLEAFKLGS; translated from the coding sequence ATGCAAAATACCCGTCTTAACGATCTTTTTAATTCCATTTCCGGACAACTCGCAAGATGGTTTTTCAATCCTTGGCGTAAACTATCACTACTAGTTATTAGTGTATTGTTTGGCTTTTTTCTTGGCTCGGCAATTTCGACGATCGCAGGACAAGCTGCTGACTGGGACATCATCGGTGCAGGCGTTTTAGTTACATGGAGTGAAATTGTTGACCGGATTTATTACAGCAACGCTTGGCGCAAACAGCGTGGACTTTGGCTAGAAGCATTGAACGCTGGCAAAATTGGTCTAATTTATAGTTTGTTCCTAGAAGCGTTTAAACTTGGTTCTTAA
- a CDS encoding photosystem II reaction center protein L, producing MPPERTPNPNNQPVELNRTSLYLGLLLVFVLGILFSSYFFN from the coding sequence ATGCCCCCCGAAAGAACACCCAATCCTAATAATCAACCGGTTGAATTAAATCGCACTTCTCTCTATCTCGGTTTACTATTAGTTTTCGTTCTCGGTATACTGTTTTCTAGTTATTTCTTTAACTAG
- a CDS encoding M48 family metallopeptidase, with protein sequence MFNFSFIFYRFRRRLIYPLLSILVVLALWLGTPAVSQAFSIFDLLIRGVQIIQLSNISDSQEVQLGKQINQQLVSREVRLYRNSDVNRYINQIGQRLVPASDRSGIPYTFQVVDDNGINAFATMGGFVYLNTGLIRLAENEAQLASVMAHEIGHIASRHAIQQMRQTAIASGVASVAGLDRNRAVQIGVDLALRRPNSREDEFEADQRGLVNSRRAGYAPSATVAFMEKLLRQNGRSIPTFLSTHPGTGDRITRLRSAIDTQAANVGDGLDSAAYRARIRPLL encoded by the coding sequence ATGTTTAATTTCTCTTTTATTTTTTATCGTTTCCGACGTCGTTTGATTTATCCGCTATTGTCAATACTTGTGGTACTGGCGCTGTGGTTGGGTACGCCAGCAGTATCACAAGCTTTTTCGATTTTTGATCTCCTGATTCGCGGAGTTCAAATCATTCAACTGTCGAATATTTCTGACTCTCAGGAAGTTCAATTAGGAAAACAAATCAACCAACAACTTGTGAGTCGAGAAGTTCGCCTCTACCGCAATTCAGATGTCAATCGCTATATTAATCAAATTGGTCAGCGTTTAGTTCCGGCAAGCGATCGCAGTGGAATTCCTTATACCTTCCAAGTTGTTGATGACAATGGCATTAATGCTTTTGCCACAATGGGTGGCTTTGTTTATCTCAATACTGGTTTAATTCGACTCGCTGAGAATGAAGCTCAACTCGCCAGCGTGATGGCACATGAAATTGGTCATATTGCTAGTCGTCATGCTATTCAACAAATGCGTCAAACAGCGATTGCTAGTGGTGTTGCTTCGGTTGCTGGCTTAGATCGTAACCGTGCTGTCCAAATTGGCGTCGATTTGGCATTACGGCGTCCTAATAGTCGCGAAGATGAGTTTGAAGCCGATCAGCGTGGATTAGTCAACTCAAGACGTGCTGGTTATGCACCATCTGCTACAGTAGCTTTTATGGAAAAACTACTTAGGCAAAATGGCAGATCAATTCCTACTTTTTTAAGTACTCACCCAGGAACAGGCGATCGCATTACGCGGTTACGAAGTGCAATTGACACTCAAGCTGCAAATGTTGGAGATGGCTTAGATTCCGCTGCTTACCGAGCCAGAATTCGACCATTATTGTAG
- the psaI gene encoding photosystem I reaction center subunit VIII encodes MFSASFLPSLLVPLTGLVFPAVGMALLLLYIEREDPSGI; translated from the coding sequence ATGTTTTCAGCATCTTTTCTGCCCTCACTTTTAGTTCCACTTACTGGTTTGGTATTTCCTGCTGTAGGTATGGCGCTGTTATTGCTTTACATTGAACGCGAAGATCCTTCAGGAATCTAA
- the psbF gene encoding cytochrome b559 subunit beta: MTSNTNQPIQYPIFTVRWLAVHTLAVPTIFFLGAIAAMQFIQR, translated from the coding sequence ATGACTAGTAATACTAATCAACCAATTCAGTATCCAATTTTTACCGTAAGATGGCTGGCAGTTCACACCCTAGCTGTACCAACAATCTTCTTTTTGGGTGCGATCGCCGCTATGCAGTTTATTCAACGTTAG
- a CDS encoding alpha/beta hydrolase: MFLPLGFEQQSVLTSLGRMVYYTASDAPWRQTTEDDNREKLVFLHGFGGGSSAYEWSKVYPAFAAEYRVVAPDLIGWGRSEHPARNYTIDDYLTTITEFLEQTGDRPVSVIASSLTAAFTMRLAIARPELFKSLILTTPAGLSDFGENYSRSFFAQLVSTPILDRLLYSAGIATSNGIRNFLEQRQFASANRIYQEIVEAYLESAQQPNAEYAALSFVRGDLCFDLSLYVPQLSVPTAIIWGQKSQFTGPEIGRRFAAMNPQAIRVFQPLDNVGLTPQLELPAVTIGLIRRFLTVLTQETEQKEIEARS, from the coding sequence ATGTTTCTGCCACTCGGTTTTGAGCAGCAATCGGTGCTGACTTCACTTGGCAGAATGGTTTACTACACTGCAAGTGATGCGCCTTGGCGTCAGACAACTGAAGATGACAATCGAGAAAAATTAGTATTTTTACACGGTTTTGGTGGCGGTTCTTCTGCTTATGAGTGGTCAAAAGTTTATCCGGCATTTGCAGCAGAATATCGTGTCGTTGCACCTGATTTAATTGGTTGGGGTCGTTCGGAGCATCCTGCCCGTAATTACACAATTGATGACTATCTGACGACAATTACAGAATTTCTAGAACAAACTGGCGATCGCCCTGTTAGTGTGATTGCCTCTTCGTTAACAGCAGCGTTTACCATGCGTTTAGCGATCGCGCGTCCAGAGTTATTTAAATCCCTGATTCTGACAACTCCTGCTGGATTATCAGATTTTGGAGAAAACTATTCGCGCAGCTTTTTTGCACAGTTAGTTAGTACTCCCATTCTGGATCGCTTGCTTTATAGTGCCGGAATTGCCACTAGTAACGGCATTCGTAATTTTTTAGAGCAACGTCAATTTGCCAGCGCCAACCGCATTTATCAAGAAATTGTCGAAGCTTATCTAGAATCTGCGCAGCAGCCAAATGCCGAATATGCCGCCCTTTCATTTGTTCGTGGCGATCTCTGTTTTGATTTGTCGCTCTATGTTCCTCAACTCAGTGTTCCGACAGCAATTATTTGGGGTCAAAAGTCACAATTTACAGGTCCAGAAATTGGACGCCGATTTGCTGCCATGAATCCACAAGCAATTCGCGTGTTTCAACCCTTAGATAATGTAGGGCTGACACCACAACTAGAACTACCCGCAGTTACTATCGGTCTGATCCGACGTTTTTTAACTGTTCTCACTCAGGAAACAGAACAAAAGGAGATAGAAGCCAGAAGTTAG
- a CDS encoding glycerate kinase: protein MQTANLWLSQIVANAVLPDEFIAQAMLADPLRAQAFNITSENVAQVVQRRSHLLRAVYPDFSDFCQTHSLSPNHLIGTLWDFWLPLAMHLAASRQQRQKTLIQGILGGQGTGKSTLSAILTLILAHLGYRTVSLSLDDLYKTYHARLALKQQDPRLIWRGPPGTHDVDLGLIVLQKLRQPDSQPIAIPRFDKSAYSGAGDRTQPEIVEAVDIVLFEGWFVGVRPIDPQQFDTAPPPIETPTDREFARDMNARLQEYLPLWEQLDSLILLYADDYRHSLTWRKDAEHDRIAVGQSGMSDAEIENFVKYFWRSLHPELFIKPLLTPPTWVDLVVKVNPDHSPSRVFRPNDLTR from the coding sequence ATGCAAACGGCAAATTTATGGTTAAGTCAGATTGTAGCGAATGCAGTATTACCCGATGAATTCATAGCACAAGCGATGCTTGCCGATCCTTTACGCGCTCAAGCCTTTAACATTACCTCTGAGAACGTGGCACAAGTTGTGCAAAGGCGATCGCATTTATTACGTGCAGTTTATCCAGATTTTAGTGATTTTTGTCAAACACATTCGCTTTCACCAAATCATCTCATCGGCACTCTATGGGATTTTTGGCTACCTTTAGCAATGCATCTGGCAGCATCTCGCCAACAACGACAAAAAACTTTAATTCAAGGAATCTTAGGCGGACAAGGTACGGGGAAAAGCACCCTGAGTGCAATTCTCACTCTCATTCTCGCTCACTTGGGCTATCGTACAGTTAGCTTGTCTTTGGACGATTTGTACAAAACTTATCACGCTCGCCTCGCGTTGAAACAGCAAGATCCGCGCTTGATTTGGCGTGGTCCCCCAGGAACGCATGATGTTGATTTAGGTCTGATCGTACTGCAAAAATTACGTCAACCTGATTCCCAACCAATTGCTATCCCCCGCTTTGATAAGTCGGCTTATAGTGGCGCTGGCGATCGCACTCAACCTGAAATTGTCGAGGCTGTTGATATTGTTTTGTTTGAAGGATGGTTTGTGGGCGTACGACCGATCGATCCGCAGCAATTTGACACAGCTCCACCACCAATCGAAACACCGACTGATCGTGAATTTGCTCGCGACATGAATGCTCGGTTGCAAGAGTATTTGCCTTTATGGGAACAACTTGACTCGTTAATCTTGCTCTATGCTGATGACTATCGTCATAGCTTAACATGGCGTAAAGACGCAGAACACGATAGGATTGCCGTTGGTCAATCAGGAATGTCAGATGCAGAAATTGAAAATTTTGTCAAGTATTTTTGGCGATCGCTTCATCCGGAACTATTTATTAAGCCTTTATTAACTCCTCCCACTTGGGTTGATTTAGTAGTAAAAGTTAATCCAGACCATTCTCCTAGTAGAGTTTTTCGTCCAAACGATTTGACTCGCTAA
- the rpoD gene encoding RNA polymerase sigma factor RpoD, which translates to MNPANNVLETIHQPELEDTTNQPEGVLDLITIEDDDDLVILDGDDADDFLEAQPDEDDAKSGKAAKSRRRTQTKKKHYTEDSIRLYLQEIGRIRLLRADEEIELARKIAELLEMERVRERLLEQLDREPKDSEWAEAVQLSLPTFRYRLHVGRRAKDKMVQSNLRLVVSIAKKYMNRGLSFQDLIQEGSLGLIRAAEKFDHEKGYKFSTYATWWIRQAITRAIADQSRTIRLPVHLYETISRIKKTTKLLSQEMGRKPTEEEIATRMEMTIEKLRFIAKSAQLPISLETPIGKEEDSRLGDFIESDGETPEDQVSKSLLREDLEKVLDSLSPRERDVLRLRYGLDDGRMKTLEEIGQIFNVTRERIRQIEAKALRKLRHPNRNSVLKEYIR; encoded by the coding sequence ATGAACCCGGCTAACAACGTACTCGAAACCATTCATCAGCCTGAACTCGAAGACACAACCAATCAACCTGAAGGTGTTTTAGATCTCATCACAATTGAAGATGACGATGATTTAGTCATTCTTGACGGAGATGACGCTGATGATTTTCTAGAAGCTCAGCCTGATGAGGACGACGCTAAGTCTGGTAAAGCCGCTAAATCCCGTCGGCGGACGCAAACCAAGAAGAAGCACTATACAGAGGATTCAATTCGCCTCTATTTACAAGAGATTGGACGGATTCGGCTACTGCGAGCAGACGAAGAAATTGAACTCGCACGGAAAATTGCTGAGTTATTGGAAATGGAAAGAGTTCGCGAAAGACTGTTAGAGCAGTTGGATCGCGAACCAAAGGATAGCGAATGGGCAGAAGCTGTCCAGTTATCTTTGCCCACCTTTCGATATCGGCTTCATGTCGGACGACGGGCAAAAGACAAAATGGTGCAATCAAACTTGCGTCTTGTTGTTTCCATCGCCAAAAAATACATGAATCGAGGTCTTTCTTTCCAAGATTTAATTCAGGAAGGAAGCCTCGGTCTAATTCGTGCAGCAGAAAAGTTTGACCACGAGAAAGGTTACAAGTTTTCAACTTATGCTACGTGGTGGATTCGTCAAGCAATTACGCGAGCGATCGCCGATCAGTCTCGTACAATTCGCCTCCCAGTTCACTTATACGAAACAATTTCTCGAATCAAAAAAACAACAAAACTACTTTCTCAAGAAATGGGTCGCAAGCCTACTGAAGAAGAAATTGCTACCCGCATGGAAATGACTATTGAAAAGCTACGCTTTATCGCTAAATCAGCTCAATTACCAATTTCATTAGAAACGCCCATCGGCAAAGAAGAAGATTCCCGACTGGGCGATTTTATTGAGTCTGATGGGGAAACACCAGAAGATCAAGTGTCTAAGAGTCTCTTGCGCGAAGACTTAGAAAAAGTTTTAGATAGTCTCAGTCCTAGAGAAAGAGATGTTTTAAGACTGCGCTATGGATTAGATGATGGTCGGATGAAAACATTAGAAGAAATTGGGCAGATTTTTAATGTCACCCGTGAACGCATCCGCCAGATTGAAGCTAAGGCACTGCGGAAGCTACGTCATCCTAATCGCAACAGTGTGTTAAAGGAGTATATTCGTTAA
- a CDS encoding chlorophyll a/b-binding protein — protein MQNTTKVTTPVMEDRNAWRWGFTPQAEIWNGRLAMIGFLAAILIELFAGQGVLHFWGIL, from the coding sequence ATGCAGAACACAACAAAGGTCACAACCCCAGTTATGGAAGATCGTAATGCTTGGCGTTGGGGCTTCACCCCTCAAGCAGAAATTTGGAACGGTCGTCTGGCAATGATTGGTTTCTTAGCCGCAATTTTAATTGAATTGTTTGCTGGTCAAGGTGTTTTACATTTCTGGGGCATTCTTTAA
- a CDS encoding ATP-binding cassette domain-containing protein produces MAQVVLENVYKSFPTRHNERVTPVVAQSSPLAPLDAPAMVEHNTKESHKQSVSVLRNINLSVADGEFMVLVGPSGCGKSTLLRLIAGLEKISGGNIWVGDRLVNELPPKARDIAMVFQNYALYPHMTVYDNLAFGLRRTMRGEGKNSSRSLDNLLVGVTRGLPKNLRYTTARERAIDERVRNVAQLLQIEALLNRLPKQLSGGQKQRVALGRAIARNPQVFLMDEPLSNLDAKLRAETRAQIVKLQRQLGTTTVYVTHDQTEAMTMGDRIAVMNQGQIQQVAPPLELYNRPATRFVAEFIGSPPMNFLPVQFHAPLSIAHPQFHFALPEQWANVLQNYDRQTLILGIRPEHFYLSAPAPQNLLVQVDLVEALGNDTYLAVSFVKQVVQPSVIATAATNTLQVRIPPDRKVAIGEHLWLSLSLDKLHFFEYDSGQAIWFE; encoded by the coding sequence GTGGCGCAGGTTGTTTTGGAGAACGTTTATAAAAGCTTTCCCACTCGGCATAACGAACGAGTGACTCCGGTTGTTGCACAGTCATCTCCTCTCGCGCCACTTGATGCGCCAGCAATGGTTGAACACAATACTAAAGAGTCTCACAAGCAAAGTGTCAGTGTTTTACGCAATATTAACTTGAGCGTTGCTGATGGTGAGTTTATGGTCTTGGTAGGACCTTCAGGCTGTGGTAAAAGTACCTTACTGCGCTTAATTGCTGGGTTAGAGAAAATATCCGGAGGTAATATCTGGGTGGGCGATCGCTTGGTCAATGAATTACCACCAAAAGCAAGAGATATTGCCATGGTATTTCAAAACTACGCGCTCTATCCTCACATGACAGTTTACGATAATTTGGCATTTGGACTGCGGCGGACAATGAGGGGTGAGGGCAAGAATAGTTCTCGCTCGTTAGATAACTTGTTAGTGGGAGTAACGCGGGGATTACCGAAGAATTTACGCTATACTACAGCACGCGAACGGGCAATTGACGAACGCGTGCGCAATGTGGCGCAATTATTGCAAATTGAAGCCTTGCTCAATCGACTGCCAAAACAACTTTCTGGTGGACAAAAGCAAAGGGTTGCCTTGGGACGGGCGATCGCCCGCAATCCACAAGTTTTTTTGATGGATGAACCACTGTCAAACCTTGATGCTAAACTTCGGGCAGAAACCCGTGCCCAAATTGTCAAGCTACAACGTCAACTCGGCACAACAACTGTTTACGTTACCCACGATCAAACCGAAGCAATGACAATGGGCGATCGCATTGCAGTGATGAATCAAGGACAAATCCAACAAGTCGCACCACCGCTAGAACTTTATAATCGTCCAGCAACGCGCTTTGTTGCTGAATTTATTGGTTCGCCACCAATGAATTTTCTGCCTGTTCAATTTCACGCACCGTTGTCGATCGCTCATCCGCAGTTTCACTTCGCACTGCCAGAACAATGGGCAAATGTACTACAGAACTACGATCGTCAAACACTGATTTTAGGTATTCGACCAGAGCATTTTTACTTGAGTGCGCCTGCACCGCAAAATCTTTTAGTTCAAGTAGATTTAGTAGAAGCATTGGGTAATGATACATATCTTGCTGTCAGCTTTGTCAAGCAAGTAGTACAACCATCTGTGATTGCTACTGCTGCAACAAATACTCTACAAGTGCGCATTCCACCTGATCGTAAGGTAGCTATTGGCGAGCATCTATGGCTATCACTATCACTTGATAAGCTTCATTTTTTTGAGTACGACAGTGGTCAGGCAATTTGGTTCGAGTAG
- a CDS encoding metallophosphoesterase family protein has protein sequence MSEASHRRIVIGDIHGHYDGLIKLLEAIAPGTSDEVYFLGDLIDRGPQSALVVDFVKQSYPCLLGNHEQMLLNVLSDRASYHMKHAWLQSGGNATLNSYQDCTIPQSHWEWMQSLPMYLDLGDIWLVHAGVNPKIPLEKQTAEQFCWVRDEFHSISEPYFPDKLIITGHTITFTLPGVNSGEIAQGRGWLDIDTGAYHRKSGWLTGLDITNSLVYQVNVFRNALRTLPLAEIVATVNPAEVARS, from the coding sequence ATGAGCGAAGCAAGCCACCGTCGCATTGTCATAGGAGATATCCACGGTCACTATGACGGTTTAATCAAACTACTAGAAGCGATCGCCCCAGGAACCAGCGACGAAGTATATTTTTTGGGGGACTTAATTGATCGAGGGCCACAAAGTGCCCTCGTTGTTGATTTCGTTAAGCAATCTTACCCTTGCTTGCTAGGAAATCACGAACAGATGTTGCTGAACGTCTTGAGCGATCGTGCTTCGTATCATATGAAGCACGCGTGGCTTCAGAGTGGAGGTAATGCAACATTAAATAGCTATCAGGACTGTACAATCCCTCAAAGTCATTGGGAATGGATGCAAAGCTTACCAATGTACTTAGACTTAGGAGATATTTGGTTAGTTCACGCTGGAGTTAATCCTAAAATTCCATTAGAAAAACAAACAGCAGAACAGTTCTGCTGGGTACGCGATGAATTTCACAGTATATCTGAACCCTACTTTCCTGATAAATTGATTATCACTGGACACACGATTACTTTTACCTTACCTGGCGTCAACTCTGGTGAAATTGCCCAAGGAAGAGGTTGGTTGGACATTGACACCGGCGCATATCATCGTAAAAGTGGCTGGTTAACCGGGTTAGACATCACAAACAGCTTAGTCTATCAAGTGAATGTGTTTCGCAACGCATTGCGTACTTTACCATTAGCAGAAATTGTAGCGACAGTTAATCCAGCCGAGGTAGCACGTTCTTAA